In the Bacillus sp. HSf4 genome, CATGAGAAAAGCCGGCTATTCCAAAGCTACATTTTACCTATACTTCAAATCCAAGGAGATGCTGTTTCTCCATATTATGAATGAGCAGATGGAAGAGCGGTTTCAAACGAGCATAAAATGTTTTCGAAAGAAGAATTTAAGTGGACTGCTGACAGGTATCGAGCATCTGATTCAAACAACAAATAAAGAGCACTCGACAGCTCTGTTTTTGGAGTTCATGGCAAATAGTCACAGATACCCTGAGATTCAGAGGAAAGTGGCCTTGCTTTATGATAGGTGGAGAGAGTTTTTTGTCATTTTGATTGAACAGCTCCAAGATGAAGGAATCGTTCAAAACGAGCTTCACCCAAGAGTCATGGCGACGACCTTGATTTCGATCTTTAATGGATATAATCACCAGCATTTTGCAGATCCCTCGATTAATAAACAAGAACAGCTTCAATCCATCATTTTTTTGCTCAATCCGAAAATCTATTCCAAAATCAAACACAAAATCATCAGTACATAATCATGTAAAAAGCTGCCGGCCGACCGGCAGCTCCCCAATTTTTTTCGCGTACTTATACAAGGCGCGCTTCCGATTCTGCCCGTTTTATGATTTCAGCTAATGTCTCTTCAGGAGTCAAATCAGATGAGTCGATCCAAAGCCCTGTTCTTGGATTTTCATTTTTCAGGATATCAAAGAGAGGTTCGATTTCCCAAATGGAGTAGCCTAGCCTGTTTTGCTTCGCCTGCCATCGCCGCAGAGTTCGGATTCAGTGTAATCAAATAAAGAGGCTTCTCCGTAAACCTTTTA is a window encoding:
- a CDS encoding TetR/AcrR family transcriptional regulator, whose translation is MKKNTQNTIQKIVDAGYHLFAQYGYSATSVDEIMRKAGYSKATFYLYFKSKEMLFLHIMNEQMEERFQTSIKCFRKKNLSGLLTGIEHLIQTTNKEHSTALFLEFMANSHRYPEIQRKVALLYDRWREFFVILIEQLQDEGIVQNELHPRVMATTLISIFNGYNHQHFADPSINKQEQLQSIIFLLNPKIYSKIKHKIIST